Below is a genomic region from Terriglobales bacterium.
GGGCCGGCGGAGAGCTGGAGAAGTCCGACAGTGAAGCGTTCTGTCATCGAAGCGACGATAGCATAGCATCGGCAATCGGATGAGTTGATCTGCGAACTGCGAACGGCTACGTGCGAGGAGCGGCGCTTGGGGCGTTGACGGGTGCGGCCGGACGCTGTAGCTTTCAGAGTTCGTTGTGCGAGGCGGAACTCCATGAAGACGCGCTGGGCGTTGCCCGGAGTGGCGCTGCTGTTGTGCGCCGTGGCGGCGGGACAGAAAGACCGCGGCCCCAAGGTCTACATCTCGGTGGACATGGAGGGGGTTGCGGGCGTAGTGGATGAAACCCAGACTTCACCTGCCGGGCGCGACTACGCTGTGGGCAGGAGGCTGATGATTGCGGAAGCCAACGCGGCCATCGCGGCAGCGTTCGAAGCAGGAGCCACTGAGGTGGTGGTGAACGACTCGCATTGGGACCAGACCAATCTCCTGCCCGACCAGGTCGACAGTCGCGCTACTTTGATCACCGGGGCGCCCAAGCCCTTCGGCATGATGCAGGGCCTGGACAACTCATTTGCGGCCGCGATCTTCATCGGTTATCACGCGCGCGGTTCGACGGCGGACGCGGTGATCGACCACACCTATAGCGACCAGCTCAAGCATGTGCGCCTGAACGGACGCGAGGTCGGCGAATACGGACTGAACGCTGCTCTGGCCGGACACTACGGCGTGCCGGTGGTTTTTGTCTCCGGCGACCAGGCACTCAGCGAGCAGGCACGGGAGTTCATCCCGGGCGTTGAGGTGCTGGCCGTGAAGGAGGGTATCGGGAGGACAGCGGCGCGCACCATGCATCCCGAGGAAGCACGAAAAGCCATCGCGGCGGGCATCAGGACAGCCATGGCTCGCCGTGCGCAGATTGCGCCCGTACGGCTCAGCCAGCCGGTCACGCTGGAAGTCGAGCTGGCAAGCTCCCGCCAGGCGGATTCCTGCATGATGGTCCCCGGCATGAAGCGGGTGAGCGGACGAGTGGTGAGTTACACCGCGCCGGACATGGCCGTGGCGTATCAGGTGTCGCGACTGATTTCGCGTCTTGCCGGAAGTTAGTGCACTACAGAGATCAAGAGAGGAACGAATTGAAGAAGAAACCCAACCAGGGGCACGGGGTGGAACGCAAGCTGCATGATCCGGTGGAAGACCGGCTGATTCCGGTGTATCCGTTGGATCTTTCCAGGGCGCGCACTGTGGACGACCTCTTGCGCGGCATGGCGGACACCGCCTTCACCGGCCGGCAGTTGGGCGAGGCGGCAGACGTGCTCGAGGCCATGGCGCGCGACAAGGACTGCTTCGTGGTGATGACGCTGGCCGGTGCCCTGACCGTCGCCAAGCAGGGGCTGGTGATCTGCGACCTCATCGACCACGGCATCGTGCATGCCATTGTTTCCACCGGTGCCTTGATGGCGCATGGGCTGGTCGAGGCCACGGGGCGTTCCCACTTTCGCTGGAACACGGAGGTGAGTGACGAGGAGCTGTACCAAGCCGGCTACAACCGCGTCTACGACACGCTGGAGCCGGAGAAGAATCTGGACGATGTCGAGGCCCTGGTGTTCGAAGTCCTGGAGAAGTGGAACCCGAAGGAGATCCTGTGCTCGTGGAGGCTGAACCAGGCGATCGGCGCGCATCTGGACAAACATGCCAAGGGACGCGGCATCCTGAAGTCGGCGTTTCGGAAGAAGGTGCCGGTGTTCGTTCCGGCGTTCACGGATTCGGAGCTGGGGCTGGATGTGGCGCTGGCCAACCGCATCCGGCGGCGCGACGGCAAGCCGGCGCTGCGCTTCGATTCCTTCCTCGACCTGGAGCATTTCACCGAAACCCTGCTGGGGCAGAAGAAGCTGGGCATCTTTACCATCGGCGGCGGAGTGCCGCGCAACTGGGCGCAACAGTTCGGACCCTACGTCGAACTGATGCACCGCCGCGCCGGCGAGAACGTCCCCATCAAGCGCTATCACTACGGCGTGCGCATCTGCCCGGAACCGGTCTATTGGGGCGGGCTTTCCGGCAGCCCGTACAGCGAGGCGGTGTCGTGGGGCAAGTTCGTACCGCCGGCCGAAGGCGGACGATTCGGCGAGGTCTTTGTGGACGCCACCGTCGGGTTGCCCATCATCGTGGCGGCTGTGCTGGAGCGGCTGGGGAAAAAGAAAAAGGCGTAGTTTCCAGTTTCGAGTTTCAAGATTCCGAACTGGCGGAGTATCAAGGCAGACTGGCCGAGTCGTCTACGGCAGAATCTCCGGCACCAGCATCCAGCGGACGGCCCACTTTCCGTCCGCGTCACGTTCCAGACAAACGCATCCTCCCATCTGGAAGCGGACTGCCGGTTGGTCAAGGGGCAGGCCGAGCAGGGAAGAAGCAAGCCGGCTGAGGTGCGGCAGGTGGCCGACCAGCATCAGGTTGCAGGCTTCGTTCTGCAAGCGCGCCGCGGTGAGGGCCGCGTTATCGTTGGGCGCAAGTCCGGAGACCTGGCGCGCGTCCTGCGCTGGACGGAGTTGCGCATTGAGAATCTCCGCCGTCTGCCGGGCGCGCAACTTGTCGCTGTGCTCGATGGCATCCAGCGGAATGCGCTGACGTGCGAGGCAGGCCGCCAAACGCGCCACCGTCTGCCTGCCCTCCTCGTTGAGCGGGCGTTGCGGATCTTCCGCTTCCAGCTTGGAGGCACCGTGCTGGACTAGATAGAGGAGCACAGTGGAATTGTAGTCCTGATTACGGCCGATGGAAGGCCACGCGACCTCACTCGAAGATCATGATGGCCGAGGCGATGACCGTGGTCCACAGGCCGCGCTTGTCGCCCACGGCGGACTGCGTGATGTTCATGGTGCGCACGATCTTGTTGGAGATGCGGTAGATCTCTTTTTTCTCGTCCCAGGAGCGGTCGGGATCGAACTCCACGTTGAGCGTGGTGGCGAGCATCTCGGCCGCCAGCTCTTCGGCGTACTCGCCGGCGGTGAAGTCATCCTCGCCGAAGGAGTGGTGCTCGCTCAGGTAGCCGTAGGTGGAGCGGTCGGCAGGGATGGCCAGGCCGATGCTGGCGGCCATCAGGCGGTGCGGTTCCTTGGTGGAATTTTCCGCGACGACTGCGAACACCACTTCGCCGTGGTTCAGGTACTTCAGCCCCTGTGTGCGGGAGATGAGCTTGCAATGCGGGGGAAAAATCGAGGAGACGCGGACCAGGTTCTGCGAAGCGATGCCGGCATCGCGCAGCGCCAGCTCAAACGACGTCAGCCGTTCCCGGTGTTTTCCCACTCCCTTGGTAAGAAAGATCCGCTTGGGGACCATGTCCTTGCCCACTGCGCGCTGCCTCCGGAAACGGGCTGGATTACAAAGTGAGAGAATGTAGCACAAACACGCCCGAAAAGAATCCGGAGAAAATCAGGAGCCCACGCTCGGTCAGCCCGCCTGGGTCTGTGCCGGCTTCAGCTTCACTGCAATATCGATAAAGGCCAGGGCGGCGCGGCTCAGGGCCTTGTCTTTGCGGAAGACCAGAGCCAGGTCGCGGCGAATGTGAGCGTCGGCCAGGGGCAAGGCGACCAGGGCTCCGGCACGCACGTCTTCCAGCACGTTGGAACGGGCGATGAATCCCACGCCCACGCCGGCGGCTGCGAAGCGCTTCAGCAGCTCGCTGGAATCCAGCTCCATGGAGATGTTGGGTTTGAGGCGGAGCTGGTCGAACAGAGCCTCCAGCGCGTCCCGCGTGCGCCCAACTTTGGGGAGGAGCAGGGGGTAGCGCACGACGTCGCTTGCGCTGACCGCCTCCAATTTGGCCAGGGGATGCTGCGGAGCTGCGATGGCCACCAGTTCATCGCGGTGAATCGGCACCACCGTAAGACGCGTGTCGTTCACCGGCATGGAAACCACGCCGAAGTCCACCGAGTTATCGATGATGGATTCCAGGACGCGGGCCCGCTCCGAGCGCTGGATGCTCACCGAGACGCTGGGGTACTGCTTCTTGAACTCGGCGAAGACCTCCGGCAGGATGTGGAGGCAGGTGCCCTCGTTGGCGCCCACCACGATCTCGCCGCGCGGGACGCGCTCCATCTCGGCCAGCGAAGTCAGGATTTGGCGGCGGGCGGCCAGCGCTTCCTCAGCAAACTTCTGGAAAGCCTTGCCCGGGGCGGTGAGTGACACTTTGCCGCCGGAGCGGTCGAGCAGCTTGGCGCCCACTTCCTCCTCGAGCACGCGGATCTGGGCGGAGATAGCCGGCTGGGTGCGGAAGCGTTTCTCCGCCGCGCGCGAGAAGCTGCTCAGCCGCGCGACTTCGAGGAAGGTTTCCAGTTGGTCGTAGTCCATAAGAGCAGCCGTCAGTCGTCAGCCATCAGCCCTCAGCAGAATCAGAACTTCCACAGTCCATGTTTATGAATGCAGAAGACTTACGCGCTCATAAGCCCGAGTTATCGGGCTCATAAAAACAATCGATTTCACAAAGCCTGTACCAAACGCTAGCTTCAGAATATCGGGCGGCGCTTCTG
It encodes:
- a CDS encoding M55 family metallopeptidase translates to MKTRWALPGVALLLCAVAAGQKDRGPKVYISVDMEGVAGVVDETQTSPAGRDYAVGRRLMIAEANAAIAAAFEAGATEVVVNDSHWDQTNLLPDQVDSRATLITGAPKPFGMMQGLDNSFAAAIFIGYHARGSTADAVIDHTYSDQLKHVRLNGREVGEYGLNAALAGHYGVPVVFVSGDQALSEQAREFIPGVEVLAVKEGIGRTAARTMHPEEARKAIAAGIRTAMARRAQIAPVRLSQPVTLEVELASSRQADSCMMVPGMKRVSGRVVSYTAPDMAVAYQVSRLISRLAGS
- a CDS encoding deoxyhypusine synthase family protein is translated as MKKKPNQGHGVERKLHDPVEDRLIPVYPLDLSRARTVDDLLRGMADTAFTGRQLGEAADVLEAMARDKDCFVVMTLAGALTVAKQGLVICDLIDHGIVHAIVSTGALMAHGLVEATGRSHFRWNTEVSDEELYQAGYNRVYDTLEPEKNLDDVEALVFEVLEKWNPKEILCSWRLNQAIGAHLDKHAKGRGILKSAFRKKVPVFVPAFTDSELGLDVALANRIRRRDGKPALRFDSFLDLEHFTETLLGQKKLGIFTIGGGVPRNWAQQFGPYVELMHRRAGENVPIKRYHYGVRICPEPVYWGGLSGSPYSEAVSWGKFVPPAEGGRFGEVFVDATVGLPIIVAAVLERLGKKKKA
- the sixA gene encoding phosphohistidine phosphatase SixA produces the protein MLLYLVQHGASKLEAEDPQRPLNEEGRQTVARLAACLARQRIPLDAIEHSDKLRARQTAEILNAQLRPAQDARQVSGLAPNDNAALTAARLQNEACNLMLVGHLPHLSRLASSLLGLPLDQPAVRFQMGGCVCLERDADGKWAVRWMLVPEILP
- a CDS encoding arginine decarboxylase, pyruvoyl-dependent: MVPKRIFLTKGVGKHRERLTSFELALRDAGIASQNLVRVSSIFPPHCKLISRTQGLKYLNHGEVVFAVVAENSTKEPHRLMAASIGLAIPADRSTYGYLSEHHSFGEDDFTAGEYAEELAAEMLATTLNVEFDPDRSWDEKKEIYRISNKIVRTMNITQSAVGDKRGLWTTVIASAIMIFE
- a CDS encoding LysR family transcriptional regulator, with the translated sequence MDYDQLETFLEVARLSSFSRAAEKRFRTQPAISAQIRVLEEEVGAKLLDRSGGKVSLTAPGKAFQKFAEEALAARRQILTSLAEMERVPRGEIVVGANEGTCLHILPEVFAEFKKQYPSVSVSIQRSERARVLESIIDNSVDFGVVSMPVNDTRLTVVPIHRDELVAIAAPQHPLAKLEAVSASDVVRYPLLLPKVGRTRDALEALFDQLRLKPNISMELDSSELLKRFAAAGVGVGFIARSNVLEDVRAGALVALPLADAHIRRDLALVFRKDKALSRAALAFIDIAVKLKPAQTQAG